The window CTTTATTTTCCTACAAGATACTTCACAGATGCTGTCCAGTGCTTTaaactgctgcacacacacacacacacacacacacacacacacacacacacacacaataacatcCCATAATTGCCATCTTGGACGCCAACAGATGAACAGATGGTGTTTCTAGATGAAATGTCTGCACATGTCTGATCTCCTCATGATCAAAACCTACAAACCTACGGTGGGAGCAGGTTCCCGGGTGACGGCAGTCAGGCAGCGTCAGGTTGTCAGGAATCTAtagtaataatataatatataatctgTAATAAAAGGAGTGTGGGAGAGTAACACAGCCAGCTCTGCTGCCAAAAGACAGGTGATGCTGATGTTCAGCACGAGCCGACGAGCATCCGTGAGCCAAACACCCAGATCCATTCCGGAACACATTTCATGAGTCTCCACTGTGAAGTtgaagcagagagaagcagaagttATACAGACGTGCTGAACACAGGTGGAGTGTTCACAGGTTGGGCGGTGACCTGCAGGGTGTGGGGCCAGTAGCCTGTGGTCCTGCTGGAGACGCCCAGAGTGGAGATGGCGTGGCGAGCGTAGACCTCCGGCTTGGGTGTGAACCAGCCTGAACGTGTGCAGCTTGATGATGAAGGCTGGTGCTCAGGCAAAGCAAGCTACCCACAAAAGCAAGCAAGCGCGTCAATAGATGCAGACGCGGTCTGATCGTCCGCCTGGAGGATTCCCACTAAATTAAAGGGTCTGAAACCGACGACACCAGCAGCTATCTTAGCAAAATTCCCCAGAAATagatttggttttttaaaacCCCCCAATGAGAAAACATACCTGGAAAGGAGTCAGACTTTGAACAAAGATGCCGGCGTCGCTGTACTCAAAGTGAAGAGCTCTTGACAGCTGATCCAGGTAGCCCTAAAGACGACGGGAGACAACTGTTGGGATCACAGAGGTGCACGCAGACGCAGGAATGCCTGACAGCCCGTGGTCTGGCCCGATATCAGCCGATATCCCGGCGTAACTCACAGTGGAGGCGGTCAGCGTCACTCGTGCAGGCAGAGGTCTGCAGCAGGCGCTGGACGAGATGTTGACCACCGCTCCTCTGCTGCGCTCCACCATCCCCGGCAGCACCAAGCGCACCATCAGAGTGGCCGAGGCGATGTTGTTATTCACCAACTCCAACAGGTGCTGCTCTGGTGTCTCTAACAGGTTCTGGGAGGACAGGGGGTGACCCACGCAGTTCACCAGGAAGCCAATGTCTTTACCCCTCAGGGCTTCTTTGATGGGTTTACAGGCCGCCTGGTCCAAGGGGAAGTCGGTTCGGGCGACAACGGCTTCCACTCCGTAGCTGTGCATGAGCGATGAAGCAATGTCAGCGAGGGCTGGGTGATCGGGACCCACTAAAATGATGCAGACACCGTTCCGGGCCAGCTCC of the Takifugu flavidus isolate HTHZ2018 chromosome 19, ASM371156v2, whole genome shotgun sequence genome contains:
- the hsdl1 gene encoding inactive hydroxysteroid dehydrogenase-like protein 1 — encoded protein: MAAVDSFQLLYREISRSCSFYYETLALVGALYAAGTAVLLLRDCCTMVRVHFLPRMIPTKRLTQRFGDWAVINGVSEPVARAYAEELARNGVCIILVGPDHPALADIASSLMHSYGVEAVVARTDFPLDQAACKPIKEALRGKDIGFLVNCVGHPLSSQNLLETPEQHLLELVNNNIASATLMVRLVLPGMVERSRGAVVNISSSACCRPLPARVTLTASTGYLDQLSRALHFEYSDAGIFVQSLTPFQLALPEHQPSSSSCTRSGWFTPKPEVYARHAISTLGVSSRTTGYWPHTLQWRLMKCVPEWIWVFGSRMLVGSC